In a single window of the Hydrogenobaculum sp. 3684 genome:
- a CDS encoding APC family permease produces the protein MRVLAVLLAVLFVSLVLFFLTRKREYLYYTKKGKLWLGFAGVAVITMMDELTSIFYAPGEAFRFIGYKAITYLALTSLLIFLYSLTMTEIAEILENNKIKGGGVYSFSYFVFGATASFIAAGSIIVDYVNTAVISSISAVENLNFFFHWPLVFKLGLELLIIWLIAGLNLIGARENAKVTYVLFGITAYVLTILAFLGISQLDHAQVYKVVASYKTTLSQDFLNLDPVKTIELISIGFGSTILAYSGIESVLQTHKLVENWRTIHKAYIMLGLTVGIFTPLIGTLALARVENPLDHVDDLITYYSKLVGTNIMAIAVVILASLTLAFAVNTALVGATELISTMADNHKAYWISTTNKFHAHYRIIIFMSVFFSFIVLITQGNQDIVADMYAIGLIATFVINTGTIILYKIVRGSAQTKEYRTGIFRNLILFIVFLSTFIYIVVHKPYGTLMWTSVVLFFIIAGNIVTRIKTTEEEEKLAQMDKYADVLDYIGSLPKDKPIHIYFRRPSENVYEIGENMIYITFFFLRQKRPPKKLFKSHFILPVNAFWGIGYSSKKLLEDINNHYKDKVFNIHFGWPLSSWFERIFTGVMVYNILQLPKQFPNWNFFIEYRAGTYKPKK, from the coding sequence ATGAGGGTATTGGCAGTATTGTTGGCAGTTTTATTTGTCAGCCTAGTCTTGTTTTTCCTTACAAGAAAAAGAGAATACCTTTATTACACTAAAAAAGGTAAATTATGGTTAGGTTTTGCTGGGGTTGCGGTTATTACCATGATGGACGAGCTCACCAGCATATTTTACGCCCCTGGTGAGGCTTTTAGGTTTATAGGCTATAAAGCTATCACTTACTTGGCCCTTACCTCACTTTTGATATTTTTATACTCTCTTACCATGACCGAAATAGCTGAGATACTTGAAAACAACAAGATAAAAGGAGGAGGTGTCTATAGTTTTTCCTATTTTGTATTTGGTGCTACAGCATCTTTTATAGCGGCGGGCTCTATTATAGTAGATTATGTAAATACAGCTGTTATATCTTCAATAAGCGCTGTAGAGAATTTAAACTTTTTTTTTCATTGGCCCCTTGTATTTAAACTTGGTTTAGAGCTTTTGATAATATGGTTGATAGCTGGTTTAAACCTTATAGGGGCAAGGGAAAATGCAAAAGTAACGTACGTTTTGTTTGGGATAACAGCTTACGTGCTTACGATTTTGGCTTTTTTAGGTATATCTCAGTTAGATCATGCTCAAGTTTATAAAGTTGTAGCATCTTATAAAACAACACTTTCACAAGATTTCTTAAATTTGGATCCTGTAAAGACTATAGAACTTATATCCATTGGATTTGGATCAACGATTTTGGCTTACTCAGGTATAGAATCTGTGCTTCAAACCCACAAATTAGTGGAAAATTGGAGAACTATACATAAAGCCTACATCATGCTTGGATTGACAGTAGGAATATTTACACCTTTAATAGGTACATTAGCTTTGGCAAGGGTAGAAAATCCATTAGATCATGTGGATGATCTTATAACTTACTATTCTAAGCTAGTGGGAACAAATATAATGGCTATAGCGGTTGTTATACTTGCTTCATTGACCCTTGCTTTTGCTGTGAATACTGCCTTGGTAGGTGCTACAGAATTAATATCTACAATGGCTGATAACCATAAAGCTTATTGGATATCCACCACCAACAAGTTTCACGCCCATTACCGCATTATAATATTTATGAGCGTATTTTTCTCATTTATAGTGCTAATCACTCAGGGAAACCAAGATATAGTTGCCGATATGTACGCTATAGGGCTTATAGCAACGTTTGTTATAAACACAGGTACTATCATACTTTATAAAATTGTAAGAGGAAGCGCGCAAACCAAAGAATACAGAACTGGTATATTTAGAAATTTAATACTATTTATAGTGTTTCTATCAACGTTTATTTATATAGTCGTTCATAAGCCTTACGGTACTCTTATGTGGACGTCTGTGGTGTTATTTTTCATCATAGCTGGAAATATTGTAACTCGTATTAAAACCACCGAAGAAGAAGAAAAGTTGGCCCAAATGGATAAATATGCTGATGTATTAGATTATATAGGTTCTTTGCCGAAAGATAAGCCAATTCATATATATTTTAGAAGACCTTCTGAAAATGTATACGAGATAGGTGAAAATATGATATATATAACATTTTTCTTTCTAAGACAAAAAAGGCCACCTAAAAAACTTTTTAAAAGCCATTTTATATTGCCAGTAAACGCTTTTTGGGGGATAGGCTATAGCTCTAAAAAACTTTTAGAGGATATAAACAATCATTATAAAGATAAAGTTTTCAATATACATTTTGGATGGCCTTTGTCTTCTTGGTTTGAACGTATATTTACAGGCGTTATGGTATACAATATATTACAATTGCCAAAACAATTTCCAAATTGGAACTTTTTTATAGAATATAGAGCCGGTACTTATAAACCGAAAAAATGA
- a CDS encoding molybdopterin-dependent oxidoreductase, producing the protein MNTTRRKFLLGVSAAGLGTMALGYLKTFKYLFTFGRRGEKPRFPIYGNVHLPEILKTKATTNENGNYVINKDYYYANTVCIGCTTQCGVRIKVDKKTGKVVRVFGNPYNLLSSDPWLDYDKPIKESIFWVSGIDESGLKNRSTVCARGNVVFDKLYTRYRVTKPLKRVGPRGSHKWVEIEPEQLIQEIVNGGNLFGEGFVEGLKSIRDINTPIDPNNPEYGPKSNQLGILGTNDDGRKTFIVHRFVKAFGTVNFSGHTSMCGLAMRIGQAAYFGDFKKLPHAKPDFDNTEYILSIGTAPAQAGNPFKRQGKLLARARTEGPLKKIVVVTPTAVNSDNMSIGAKYEWVPIYPGQDLAFVMGLFRYIIENNLYNAPYLSIPSEEAMKAANEVSYTNATHLVIQDQGEDYGKILRDQNGDPYVIDAATNSLQNAKNVRTGVLFVDQQVSLNGKTYHVKSAFQLLKEAAFEYSLDEYAKMCGVPKETIVRIAKEFTSYGRKATTDIHGGAMNTVGMYAAYAVAMLGAMVGNMNYKGGMAVKGGAYDAYKGPVYDLLDYDGKVKTHGVRIDRAGFKYQDTTEYKNKKAQGLNPYPAKDKWYPFSNAIESDWIASSAHGYPYSLKALITVNSNPAYAQSGFSNVIEYLKDPKKIPLFIAIDPFINETSTYADYIVPDNVLYEEWGAMAPWGAYLTKITTIRYPAIESPNAKFKNGEAVYAESFFIELGKALNLPGFGDNAIKGKDGKTYPLHRPHDFYLRAFENLAMQDTPVPDATDEDIELAGLTNWVPLLKSINGNNWRKVATIMSRGGRYAPYDTAYDGIYVNHKYKKILNIYNEELGSTQDAITGEYYHGVPKYIEGPICADGSSLWTKVDRNQYSLIAFGYKSNVLSSPNASSDKLRDIKLCTYIDINSKTAKEFGIKYGDLVKVSNPFGQYIIGIVRVKEGIMPGTIGIEHGLGRLAEGADTIYINNKKLPAMPLRQTGVNINMLGIQDPTRPKGHVLTDFVTGATARNTIPVKIEKIRSLA; encoded by the coding sequence ATGAATACTACTCGTAGAAAGTTTCTTTTAGGCGTATCGGCCGCTGGCCTTGGTACGATGGCTTTAGGATATTTAAAAACATTTAAATACCTTTTTACGTTTGGAAGAAGAGGTGAAAAACCAAGATTTCCCATATATGGAAACGTACACCTTCCAGAAATACTAAAAACCAAAGCCACGACAAACGAAAATGGTAATTACGTAATAAACAAAGATTATTATTATGCCAATACCGTTTGTATAGGCTGCACTACCCAATGTGGAGTACGTATTAAGGTTGATAAAAAAACTGGTAAAGTAGTGAGGGTATTTGGAAATCCTTACAACTTGCTTTCATCAGACCCATGGCTTGATTACGATAAGCCTATAAAAGAGAGTATCTTTTGGGTATCTGGTATAGACGAGTCTGGCCTCAAAAACCGCTCTACGGTCTGCGCCAGAGGAAATGTAGTATTTGATAAGTTATATACAAGATATAGGGTTACAAAACCACTTAAAAGAGTAGGACCAAGAGGTTCTCACAAGTGGGTAGAGATAGAACCAGAACAACTTATTCAAGAGATTGTAAACGGTGGTAATTTGTTCGGTGAAGGTTTTGTAGAAGGTCTCAAAAGCATCAGAGACATAAATACACCCATAGATCCAAACAATCCAGAGTATGGTCCAAAATCAAATCAACTTGGTATACTTGGCACCAACGACGACGGAAGAAAAACCTTTATAGTACATAGATTTGTCAAAGCTTTTGGTACAGTAAACTTCTCTGGACATACTTCTATGTGCGGTCTTGCAATGAGAATAGGTCAAGCAGCTTATTTTGGTGATTTCAAAAAACTCCCTCACGCCAAACCAGATTTTGACAACACAGAGTATATACTTTCTATAGGTACAGCACCAGCTCAGGCAGGAAACCCCTTCAAACGTCAAGGTAAGCTTTTAGCAAGAGCTAGAACCGAAGGACCTTTGAAAAAGATAGTGGTAGTAACCCCAACCGCTGTAAATAGCGATAATATGTCAATAGGCGCAAAATACGAATGGGTACCTATTTATCCGGGTCAAGACTTGGCTTTTGTAATGGGGCTTTTTAGATATATCATTGAAAATAACCTATACAATGCTCCTTATCTATCTATACCAAGCGAAGAAGCTATGAAAGCTGCCAACGAAGTAAGTTATACCAACGCTACACATCTTGTTATACAAGATCAAGGAGAAGACTACGGTAAAATCCTAAGAGATCAAAACGGTGATCCATATGTCATAGATGCTGCTACAAACTCACTCCAAAATGCCAAAAATGTAAGAACCGGCGTTTTGTTTGTAGACCAGCAAGTTAGTTTAAATGGAAAAACCTATCATGTAAAAAGTGCTTTTCAGCTTTTAAAAGAAGCGGCTTTTGAATATTCGTTAGATGAGTATGCTAAAATGTGCGGTGTACCAAAAGAAACCATCGTAAGAATAGCTAAAGAGTTTACCTCTTATGGGAGAAAAGCCACTACAGATATACACGGCGGGGCTATGAACACCGTTGGTATGTACGCTGCTTACGCTGTGGCTATGCTTGGAGCTATGGTAGGCAATATGAACTATAAAGGTGGTATGGCTGTAAAAGGTGGGGCCTACGACGCTTACAAGGGTCCTGTTTACGATCTTCTTGATTACGATGGAAAGGTAAAAACCCACGGAGTCAGAATAGATAGAGCTGGCTTTAAGTATCAAGATACCACAGAATATAAAAATAAAAAAGCTCAAGGTTTAAATCCTTATCCTGCAAAAGACAAATGGTATCCATTCTCAAATGCCATTGAATCTGATTGGATAGCCTCATCAGCCCATGGATATCCATATTCTTTAAAGGCTCTTATAACGGTAAACTCAAATCCAGCTTACGCTCAATCTGGTTTCTCAAATGTTATAGAATATCTGAAAGATCCGAAAAAGATACCTCTTTTTATAGCAATAGATCCATTTATAAATGAAACAAGCACATACGCAGATTATATTGTACCAGATAACGTATTGTACGAAGAATGGGGTGCCATGGCCCCTTGGGGTGCTTATCTTACAAAAATCACCACCATAAGATATCCCGCTATAGAAAGTCCCAATGCAAAGTTTAAAAACGGTGAAGCTGTTTACGCCGAAAGCTTTTTTATAGAACTTGGTAAAGCTCTAAATCTACCGGGTTTTGGAGACAACGCCATAAAAGGAAAAGACGGTAAAACTTATCCTTTACATAGACCTCACGATTTCTATTTAAGAGCTTTTGAGAACTTAGCTATGCAAGATACACCTGTACCAGACGCTACAGATGAAGATATAGAATTAGCGGGTCTTACAAACTGGGTACCTCTTCTAAAATCCATAAACGGCAACAATTGGCGAAAAGTAGCCACAATCATGAGTAGAGGCGGCAGATATGCCCCTTATGATACAGCATATGACGGTATATATGTAAATCATAAATACAAGAAAATACTAAATATTTATAACGAAGAACTAGGTAGCACTCAAGATGCCATAACAGGCGAATATTATCATGGAGTACCAAAGTATATAGAAGGTCCAATATGTGCAGATGGTTCAAGCTTATGGACAAAAGTTGATAGAAACCAATACTCTCTTATAGCCTTTGGTTATAAATCAAACGTGTTATCATCACCAAACGCCTCTTCGGATAAGCTAAGAGATATTAAACTTTGTACCTACATAGATATAAACTCTAAAACCGCCAAGGAGTTTGGTATAAAGTATGGTGACTTGGTAAAAGTTTCAAATCCCTTTGGCCAATACATAATAGGTATAGTTAGAGTAAAAGAGGGCATAATGCCAGGTACAATAGGTATAGAACATGGGCTCGGAAGGTTGGCAGAAGGTGCAGATACTATATACATAAACAACAAAAAACTCCCAGCCATGCCTCTACGTCAAACTGGAGTCAACATAAATATGCTTGGTATTCAAGACCCAACACGTCCAAAAGGACATGTGCTCACTGATTTTGTCACTGGGGCCACCGCAAGAAACACCATACCAGTAAAGATAGAAAAGATAAGAAGTTTAGCCTAA
- a CDS encoding ferredoxin produces the protein MAKIVKTIVDPDLCTACEVCYDRVPEIYKNRGDGIAEVVKSDVPPELQDAVLEVTDECPSGAISTEVIEE, from the coding sequence ATGGCTAAAATCGTCAAGACCATAGTTGACCCTGATTTATGCACAGCCTGTGAGGTGTGCTATGATAGGGTTCCAGAGATATATAAAAACCGCGGAGACGGTATAGCTGAAGTTGTTAAATCAGATGTACCGCCAGAGCTTCAAGATGCGGTTTTAGAAGTAACGGATGAGTGCCCAAGCGGCGCTATATCTACAGAAGTAATAGAAGAATGA
- a CDS encoding cold-shock protein translates to MGITGTVKWFSKEKGYGFLTRDDNQGDVFVHFSAIDPNRQGFKTLVQGQRVEFEVDQDSKGPRAKNVRVLS, encoded by the coding sequence ATGGGCATCACAGGCACAGTTAAGTGGTTCAGCAAAGAAAAAGGTTATGGATTCCTCACAAGGGATGATAACCAAGGCGACGTTTTCGTTCACTTCTCAGCAATCGACCCAAACAGACAAGGTTTCAAAACTTTGGTTCAGGGGCAAAGAGTTGAATTTGAGGTAGACCAAGATTCAAAAGGTCCAAGAGCAAAAAACGTTCGCGTTTTATCTTAA
- a CDS encoding sulfite exporter TauE/SafE family protein — protein MINYALAFFSSLFAGGINAVAGGGTLISFPTLIELGLSSKLSNTTNTVALWTGSLLGAIGYKSYFKDALPNIKKLFIPSLIGGVLGGFLLLYTPQKTFNFIVPFLILFAAILFSFGPKISRFTSRIKARYVFLIQLITAIYGGYFGAGMGIVMLGSITAIGIDDIHIANTIKNTLAFLINLSAALLFIAYGKVEWHYAILMMIGFAVGGLMSSLISQKIERKYIRLFINIVGYFLAIYYFLKIYIL, from the coding sequence ATGATAAATTACGCTTTGGCATTTTTTTCATCTTTGTTTGCCGGTGGTATCAATGCTGTAGCAGGTGGGGGTACTTTAATAAGCTTTCCTACGCTTATAGAACTTGGCTTATCTTCAAAGCTATCAAACACAACAAACACCGTTGCTCTGTGGACTGGTTCACTGCTTGGAGCGATAGGTTATAAAAGCTATTTTAAAGATGCCTTGCCTAATATCAAAAAGCTTTTCATACCGTCTTTGATAGGTGGTGTATTGGGTGGTTTTTTGCTTTTGTATACACCTCAGAAAACTTTTAACTTCATAGTCCCCTTTCTTATATTGTTTGCTGCGATATTGTTTAGTTTTGGGCCAAAAATATCAAGATTTACTTCTCGTATAAAAGCTAGATACGTATTTTTAATACAGCTTATAACTGCTATTTACGGCGGATACTTTGGTGCTGGTATGGGTATAGTGATGCTTGGAAGTATTACAGCTATTGGCATTGATGATATACATATAGCAAATACGATAAAAAATACGTTGGCTTTTTTGATAAACTTAAGCGCTGCGCTTTTGTTTATTGCATACGGGAAAGTAGAATGGCACTATGCTATACTTATGATGATAGGTTTTGCCGTTGGTGGATTGATGTCTTCTTTGATATCTCAAAAGATAGAAAGAAAGTATATCAGGCTTTTCATAAATATAGTAGGGTATTTTTTGGCAATATATTACTTTTTAAAGATATATATTTTATGA
- the sucD gene encoding succinate--CoA ligase subunit alpha encodes MSILVNKNTKVVVQGITGKEGSFHAIQCKNYGTQVVAGVTPGKEGIEVEGIPVFNTVENAVKNTGANCSLIFVPPPFAADAIVEAADAGIELIICITEGIPVKDMIPVKYYLKKNYPNTKLIGPNCPGAITPEEAKVGIMPGHIFKKGNVGIVSRSGTLTYEAAFQLSNLGIGQSSAIGIGGDPVHGLSHKDVIALFNEDDETKAILMIGEIGGTSEEEAAEYIASNVKKPVFAYIAGITAPPGKRMGHAGAIISGGKGTAESKMKALKEANVTVIENPAFIGKVIADALS; translated from the coding sequence ATGTCTATATTGGTGAATAAAAATACGAAAGTGGTAGTTCAAGGTATAACTGGTAAAGAAGGTTCTTTCCATGCTATACAATGTAAAAACTATGGCACACAAGTAGTGGCTGGAGTAACCCCAGGCAAAGAGGGTATAGAGGTAGAAGGTATACCAGTTTTTAACACGGTAGAAAATGCAGTGAAAAACACCGGGGCTAATTGTTCTTTAATATTTGTACCACCACCTTTTGCAGCAGATGCTATAGTAGAAGCAGCAGATGCTGGTATTGAGCTTATAATATGTATAACAGAAGGTATTCCTGTAAAAGATATGATACCTGTAAAATACTATCTTAAGAAAAATTATCCCAATACAAAACTAATAGGTCCAAATTGTCCTGGAGCTATTACCCCGGAAGAGGCGAAAGTAGGGATTATGCCAGGGCATATATTTAAAAAAGGCAACGTTGGCATAGTCTCAAGAAGCGGGACATTAACTTATGAAGCTGCTTTTCAACTTTCAAACCTCGGTATAGGGCAATCTAGTGCCATAGGTATAGGCGGTGATCCAGTGCATGGTCTTTCTCATAAGGATGTGATAGCGCTTTTTAATGAAGACGATGAGACAAAAGCTATACTCATGATAGGTGAGATAGGGGGTACGTCCGAAGAAGAGGCAGCAGAATACATAGCCTCTAACGTTAAAAAGCCAGTTTTTGCTTATATAGCTGGTATTACAGCTCCTCCTGGCAAGAGAATGGGGCACGCTGGTGCTATTATAAGCGGTGGTAAGGGGACAGCTGAATCTAAAATGAAGGCTTTGAAAGAGGCTAATGTGACTGTGATAGAAAATCCAGCTTTTATAGGTAAAGTTATTGCTGATGCATTATCATGA
- the truB gene encoding tRNA pseudouridine(55) synthase TruB — MDGFYIGYKPVGISSSKFVLDISKSLNTKAGHTGTLDLEAEGIMIVALGQATKYTQYFNVLPKTYEAKGILGIKTDTQDISGNVIQKIENVNITCEELKSTIEKFKGKITQIPPIYSAKKINGKKAYKLARKNQVQSIELKPITVNIYSIELLECDIPKFYIKAVVSTGTYIRTLINDIGDTLKVGATTLIIKRTAIGKFDNESVGKVYSIEEGLYFIPSLVLDHSFIKSLKQGKILTYQSQDGMYKILGEDGTFQGLAQIKNNLLKAVRMQSQ, encoded by the coding sequence ATGGATGGTTTTTATATAGGCTATAAGCCAGTTGGTATATCGTCTTCGAAGTTTGTACTTGATATTTCTAAAAGCCTAAACACAAAAGCAGGACACACTGGTACCCTTGATTTAGAAGCAGAAGGTATTATGATAGTAGCTCTTGGTCAAGCCACTAAGTATACACAGTATTTCAATGTACTTCCAAAAACTTACGAGGCAAAAGGTATACTTGGTATAAAAACAGATACTCAAGATATCTCAGGAAATGTTATACAAAAAATAGAAAATGTAAATATAACCTGTGAAGAGCTAAAAAGCACCATTGAAAAATTCAAAGGCAAAATAACCCAAATACCCCCCATCTACTCCGCCAAAAAGATAAACGGTAAAAAAGCTTACAAATTGGCAAGAAAAAATCAAGTCCAAAGCATAGAGCTGAAACCTATAACGGTAAACATCTATAGTATTGAGCTTTTAGAATGCGACATACCAAAGTTTTATATAAAAGCTGTTGTTTCAACCGGCACTTACATAAGAACGCTTATAAACGATATAGGAGACACTTTAAAAGTGGGTGCTACTACGCTTATTATAAAGCGTACCGCCATAGGTAAATTTGACAATGAAAGCGTAGGTAAGGTTTATTCTATTGAAGAAGGTCTTTATTTTATACCGTCTTTGGTTTTAGATCATTCTTTTATTAAAAGCCTAAAACAAGGCAAAATACTTACATATCAATCTCAGGATGGAATGTATAAAATTTTAGGGGAAGATGGTACATTTCAAGGATTAGCGCAGATAAAAAATAATCTTTTAAAAGCTGTCAGAATGCAGAGTCAATGA
- a CDS encoding MBL fold metallo-hydrolase, with protein sequence MSERRFSIEIYFVGTAGGRVSTFKYIRKSGGFIIKAKNTTAHIDPGPGAFLNVLSLGFKPWDMDIFILSHIHLDHSADINTMVESAKVGTKESTKQLAVGAPEDAFYGNTKVILDFILKKTDKHFIFKEDASYVWKDLKIDILKKHTHHGAITYGIVFNEKIAYHPCAKFEPHIVEHYPKSIEALILNTTFYRKRQNIDHLCKDDVIDILNIVKPKMAIITHFASDMLEAGPENVAKEIEDKTNVKTIAAFDGAKIIL encoded by the coding sequence ATCTCGGAAAGGAGATTTTCTATAGAAATATATTTTGTAGGCACGGCCGGAGGCCGTGTTTCTACTTTTAAATATATAAGAAAATCAGGTGGTTTTATTATAAAAGCCAAAAACACAACAGCTCATATAGATCCTGGTCCTGGAGCCTTTCTAAACGTTTTATCTCTTGGTTTTAAACCTTGGGATATGGATATATTCATTCTTTCTCATATTCACTTAGACCATTCGGCAGATATAAACACTATGGTTGAGTCTGCTAAAGTAGGTACAAAAGAATCTACTAAGCAATTAGCTGTAGGTGCCCCAGAAGATGCTTTTTATGGAAACACGAAGGTTATATTGGATTTTATACTCAAGAAAACCGATAAACATTTTATCTTCAAAGAAGATGCCAGCTATGTCTGGAAAGATTTAAAGATTGATATATTGAAAAAACATACTCATCATGGTGCTATAACGTACGGTATCGTTTTTAACGAAAAAATAGCATATCATCCATGTGCAAAGTTTGAACCGCATATAGTAGAACATTATCCAAAAAGCATAGAAGCGCTTATCTTAAATACAACCTTTTATAGAAAAAGACAAAATATAGACCATCTTTGTAAAGACGATGTAATAGATATATTAAATATAGTAAAACCAAAAATGGCTATTATTACGCATTTTGCCTCTGATATGCTTGAAGCTGGTCCAGAGAATGTGGCAAAAGAAATAGAAGATAAAACAAATGTAAAAACCATAGCAGCCTTTGACGGTGCTAAAATAATATTATGA
- the sucC gene encoding ADP-forming succinate--CoA ligase subunit beta, which translates to MKLHEHQSKELLKKYGLPVPEGYAAFNVKEAKEAAQALGGYPLVVKAQIHCGARGKAGGVKIVKSDEELEAFSESILGKILKTVQCPNGKVVSRLLIERATPIEKEFYLSITLDRSNSKILIMASKEGGMEIEELSKEKPDAIIKEYVDPVLGIMPYQTRKLSFALGLNPSLFGKIVSKLYQAYMDLDASLVEINPLVLTKDGDIVLLDAKVEIDDNAAFRHKDIEELEDITQIDPLEVEAEKYGLNYIKLEGNIGCMVNGAGLAMTTMDIIKLAGGAPANFLDVGGGASVEQIANAFRILTSDENVKAVFINIFGGILRCDRLAQGLIEAAKMVNIKIPVVVRLEGTNVEEGRKLLKESGLNFESAVDMWDGAQKAIKLAQ; encoded by the coding sequence ATGAAATTACATGAGCATCAATCCAAGGAATTGCTCAAGAAATATGGCTTACCTGTTCCTGAAGGGTATGCTGCTTTTAACGTTAAAGAAGCAAAAGAAGCAGCTCAGGCTCTGGGAGGTTATCCATTGGTGGTAAAAGCCCAGATTCATTGTGGCGCCAGAGGAAAAGCTGGCGGTGTAAAAATAGTAAAATCTGATGAGGAACTGGAAGCGTTTTCTGAATCTATACTTGGTAAAATCCTAAAAACGGTTCAATGTCCAAATGGAAAAGTAGTTTCAAGGCTTTTAATAGAAAGAGCTACTCCTATAGAAAAAGAGTTTTATCTTAGCATCACATTAGATAGATCAAATTCAAAAATACTTATAATGGCTTCTAAAGAAGGTGGTATGGAGATAGAGGAGTTATCTAAAGAAAAACCAGATGCCATCATAAAAGAGTATGTGGACCCAGTTCTTGGCATAATGCCTTATCAGACTAGAAAACTCTCTTTTGCACTTGGTTTAAATCCATCTTTGTTTGGTAAAATAGTTTCAAAGCTATATCAAGCTTATATGGATTTGGATGCTTCTTTGGTGGAGATAAATCCTCTTGTACTCACAAAAGATGGAGATATAGTGCTTTTGGATGCAAAAGTAGAAATAGATGATAACGCAGCTTTTAGACACAAAGATATAGAAGAGCTTGAAGATATCACTCAAATAGATCCGCTTGAAGTGGAAGCCGAAAAGTACGGTTTAAATTATATAAAGCTAGAAGGTAATATAGGATGTATGGTAAATGGAGCTGGGCTTGCCATGACTACTATGGATATTATTAAATTGGCTGGTGGGGCACCTGCAAACTTCCTTGATGTAGGAGGTGGTGCTTCTGTGGAACAAATAGCCAACGCCTTTAGGATACTTACATCCGATGAAAATGTAAAAGCTGTTTTTATAAATATATTTGGTGGGATATTGAGGTGCGATAGGCTTGCCCAAGGTTTGATAGAAGCTGCTAAAATGGTAAACATAAAAATCCCTGTGGTGGTAAGATTAGAGGGCACAAACGTAGAAGAAGGAAGAAAACTCTTAAAAGAATCCGGTTTAAACTTTGAGAGTGCTGTAGACATGTGGGACGGCGCTCAGAAAGCTATAAAACTTGCACAATAA
- a CDS encoding polysaccharide deacetylase family protein — MSIKALMYHSVGIPPKEALLKSLYTNPRLFEKQIKLLKVLGFKSITSDEILDFVKGKDLKKSVCITFDDAYKDVFENALPILKKYDFKAIVFVPVGFVGEYNKWDANRLNVKKPIASWEDIRSALKEGFEIGSHTITHMPLTHLDTKSLKQEVELSKSILEDKLGVDIKTFCYPYGDYDERVMDAVKDAGYKLAFSVDSGHIKKGDNLYNLKRLHMRHNTNVFRLLLKLSSLYK, encoded by the coding sequence ATGAGTATAAAAGCGTTGATGTATCACAGCGTAGGAATACCACCAAAGGAAGCTTTGCTAAAAAGCTTATATACAAACCCAAGGCTTTTTGAAAAACAAATTAAACTCTTAAAAGTTTTAGGTTTTAAAAGCATCACTTCCGATGAAATTTTAGATTTTGTAAAAGGTAAGGATTTAAAAAAAAGTGTATGTATAACCTTTGATGATGCTTACAAAGATGTTTTTGAAAACGCTTTACCTATACTTAAAAAATATGATTTTAAAGCGATTGTCTTTGTGCCGGTTGGTTTTGTAGGCGAATACAACAAGTGGGATGCAAATAGATTAAATGTCAAAAAACCGATAGCTTCTTGGGAAGATATAAGGTCTGCTCTAAAAGAGGGCTTTGAGATTGGCTCTCATACGATCACTCATATGCCTCTTACCCATCTTGACACTAAAAGCCTAAAACAAGAGGTAGAGCTCTCTAAGAGCATTTTGGAAGATAAGCTTGGCGTAGATATAAAAACTTTTTGTTATCCATATGGAGATTACGATGAAAGGGTAATGGATGCTGTGAAAGATGCTGGGTATAAGTTAGCTTTTAGCGTGGATTCTGGGCATATAAAAAAAGGAGATAACCTCTACAACCTAAAAAGACTTCACATGAGACACAACACCAACGTTTTTAGGCTTTTATTAAAGTTATCAAGTTTGTATAAATAA